ATCGTACTGGCCTACAGTAGACGGCAATACTCCTGATCCAAATCAAGAAAATCTTTCTGAGAGTGCTCAAGGAAGCCACGCTGGCTCTCCTCCCAACATGGCATCTATTGTCGCAGCTACAGTTGCTGCAGCATCAGCATGGTGGGCAACACAAGGTCTTCTCCCTCTTTTTCCTCCACCTATAGCTTTTCCATTTGTTCCAGCTCCTAGTGCTCCCTTTTCCACAGCAGATGTTCAGCGAGCTCAAGAGAAAGATATAGACTGCCCAATGGATAATGCACAGAAGGAATTGCAAGAAACTCGGAAACAAGATAATTCTGAAGCTATGAAGGTCATAGTGTCTTCAGAGACTGATGAGAGTGGAAAAGGAGAAGTGTCGCTCCACACTGAGTTAAAGATATCTCCAGCAGATAAGGCCGACACCAAACCTGCCGCAGGAGCTGAAACAAGTGACGTTTTTGGAAATAAGAAAAAGCAGGATCGCTCTTCATGTGGTTCCAACACACCGTCAAGTAGTGATATAGAAGCAGATAATGCTCCTGAGAATCAAGAAAAGGCTAACGACAAGGCAAAGCAAGCATCTTGCAGTAACTCTTCAGCCGGTGACAATAACCACCGTAGATTTAGGAGCAGTGCAAGCACAAGTGATTCATGGAAGGAAGTTTCTGAAGAGGTGGTCGTCTACCAGCATTCCGCATATTCACATTTATCTTACTCGCTGAACATCCATCACTGCTTTTCTAATTCACATTTCTGCTGTCAGGGTCGTCTGGCTTTTGATGCACTGTTCAGTAGAGAAAGGCTTCCCCAAAGCTTTTCTCCTCCGCAAGTAGAAGGATCAAAGGAGATTagcaaggaggaagaagatgaagtaacCACGGTGACGGTTGACCTCAACAAGAATGCCGCTATTATTGATCAAGAACTCGACACAGCGGATGAGCCAAGAGCTTCCTTTCCTAATGAATTGTCAAACCTGAAGCTGAAATCTCGCAGGACcggtttcaaaccatacaagaGGTGCTCAGTGGAAGCGAAGGAGAACAGGGTACCGGCTAGTGATGAGGTTGGTACCAAGAGGATTCGTCTTGAGAGCGAAGCATCGACATGATTTGCTTTCCACCTGGTTGCTGGCCTCTACCAAGTCAGAAGTTAAATTTACATCTGAGCTACCATAGGACTTCAGACCTTCCAATGCATTACCTCACAAACTCAATTTATTGTGTGTTGTATCTTAATGCTTGCCAAGCAGCTCCTATAGACTGCTTTTAAACCGTATCTCATAGACTTTTGATTAGCATTTAAGCGACTG
The Oryza glaberrima chromosome 8, OglaRS2, whole genome shotgun sequence DNA segment above includes these coding regions:
- the LOC127782536 gene encoding protein LHY isoform X3 encodes the protein MTNNSTAQMAGDAALEKLTYIQKLQRKEISEKGSCSEVLNLFREVPSASFSSVNKSSSNHGASRGLEPTKTEVKDVVILERDSISNGAGKDAKDINDQEMERLNGIHISSKPDHSHENCLDTSSQQFKPKSNSVEITYVDWSAAKASHYQMDRNGVTGFQATGTEGSGGASGTMNQCIHPTLPVDPKFDGNAAAQPFPHNYAAFAPMMQCHCNQDAYRSFANMSSTFSSMLVSTLLSNPAIHAAARLAASYWPTVDGNTPDPNQENLSESAQGSHAGSPPNMASIVAATVAAASAWWATQGLLPLFPPPIAFPFVPAPSAPFSTADVQRAQEKDIDCPMDNAQKELQETRKQDNSEAMKVIVSSETDESGKGEVSLHTELKISPADKADTKPAAGAETSDVFGNKKKQDRSSCGSNTPSSSDIEADNAPENQEKANDKAKQASCSNSSAGDNNHRRFRSSASTSDSWKEVSEEGRLAFDALFSRERLPQSFSPPQVEGSKEISKEEEDEVTTVTVDLNKNAAIIDQELDTADEPRASFPNELSNLKLKSRRTGFKPYKRCSVEAKENRVPASDEVGTKRIRLESEAST